The genome window AGCCCTGGGTCtgcctggagagctgcagctttgcatGCAAAATCTTTTGGGTTTCAGAGAGCTGCCATGCTTGTGCAAGGAGAGGGAACCCACATGAAGGagctcatacacacacacaaacacagcacaccCCGTGGGGCTGGAGGCGGCTGTTTATTCCCTCTCCTTTTGATCCCattgtgcagctctgtgctctgcaataGGGGGCTGCATGGTGTTATCTACACATCCAGCCCCCGTCCTGAAGGTTTTGCCTGGGTTGTGGGCTGCTGGGTGGATTTTCCTGCACAGGAGGCATTCAGAGCCCTGCAGGCATCTGTCTGCCAGCCTGGCATGGCCGTGACCCACTTAGCAGCCCCTGCATGCAgcctgctgtgccagcagggctctgtgctgcgGGGGGATGAGCAGCACAGGGGTTGCACGCTGAGCTGCAGCGCTGCCCCAAAGCACCCTTTGCATGGGGTGTAGATGCAGGGATGAAACCCTcgtggggatggagctgtgcagggccCAGTGCTGTGCCTCTGAGCACGGGGAAGTGCaatcctgcagcagcatccccgtccctgcagctctgctccaggctttgcctcctgcctgcagggagcCCTCTGGAGTGCCCTTCAGTATAGCACTGTTTAACCAGCAGACAAATGGGCTCCAGGTGCTTCCCAATGGCAGGGTATTCATTAACAGGAGCAGCTATTAATTTTTACATCACGACCAGGCTTTGAGTTAACCCTTTGCTGCAGTGATTGCATGGTGGGATCACTTAAAGtgcttctgctgtgtgctcctgcagtgcagggggttggggggctgcATCTGTGCCTGGAAACCTCACATATCTCCCCCCAGGACCCTGAAGCCGTCCTTCCCCTGGGCACAAGGGGAAGTCAGGCTGCTTGGTCCTCCCCATGTACCTCTTGTCCTCCTCTGTAGATCAAATACCACGAAGAGTTTGAGAGGAGCAGGATGGGCCCCAGCCCCAGTGAGGGCGCAGAGATGGAGCGTAGGAACTCCCAGGAAAGCACCAATTACCGACGACCGGAGCAGCACCAGCCACAGCACCACGTCCAGCCCAGCAACCCGGGTAAGGGCCATCCCAGCACCTGGGGGCTTCCAATGGCCACAGGTCATTGTGTTAATGGTGTATCCTTCTTGCCCAGTGtaccagcagcagccaccagcctCGCAGTCCTATGGCTACAAGGAGCCTGCAGCGCCTGCATCCACACAGCGCAGTGCACCCTCTGCAGCGGGGGTGAGtgtggggtctttggggtcccttcaACCCCGAACCGTTCATTGATCCTATGGTCTTTGAAGTCCTGTTCGACCCAAACCATCTTATGGTtcaatgatctttgaggtcttttccaatccaaaccatgATGTGGTCCTgtggtctttgaggtcccttccaacccaaccattctatggtttAATGATCTTCAAAGCCTCTTCCGACCCAAACCATTCATTGATCctatgatctttgaggtccctcccaatGCAAACCATTCATTGATCCTATGATCTttgggatcccttccaacccaaaccattcatTGATCctatgatcttcaaggtcccttccaacccaaccatcccatggctctatgatctctgagatcccttccaacccaaaccattcatTGATCCtatgatcctcgaggtcccttccagcccaaccattCTACGGTTCTACAGTCTTTGAGGTCTtccccaacccaaaccatctggtgatcctgtgattctttGATCCCATGGCtactgctggcacagctcttcTATGGGCTGGGTTCCCCATGGTGGGCTCCGTGCCCTCTGACTTCTCTCTCCTTACAGAAGCGTTTCCGTGCCGTCTACGATTACAACGCAGCCGATGAGGACGAGGTCTCCTTCCAGGATGGTGACACCATCATCAACGTGCAGCAGATCGATGACGGTTGGATGTACGGCACGGTGGAGCGCACGGGTGACACGGGGATGCTGCCCGCCAACTACGTGGAGGCCATCTGAGGGGGTTGGAGCTGAACCCCCCCCCATTCCATAACATGGCCCCAGTGTGCTCGCGTCTCTCTCTCCCccagcatcccttccctctgccGGAGCCGTGTCCCGACGTCTcggtttctttgtgtttctgcagcCACCTCTGGTT of Coturnix japonica isolate 7356 chromosome 27, Coturnix japonica 2.1, whole genome shotgun sequence contains these proteins:
- the LASP1 gene encoding LIM and SH3 domain protein 1 isoform X1, which translates into the protein MTLNMKNYKGYEKKPYCNAHYPKQSFTMVADTPENLRLKQQSELQSQIRYKEEFEKNKGKGFSVVADTPELQRIKKTQDQISNIKYHEEFERSRMGPSPSEGAEMERRNSQESTNYRRPEQHQPQHHVQPSNPVYQQQPPASQSYGYKEPAAPASTQRSAPSAAGKRFRAVYDYNAADEDEVSFQDGDTIINVQQIDDGWMYGTVERTGDTGMLPANYVEAI
- the LASP1 gene encoding LIM and SH3 domain protein 1 isoform X2, producing the protein MFPLRDLQDDPQHEELQGLREEALLQRIRYKEEFEKNKGKGFSVVADTPELQRIKKTQDQISNIKYHEEFERSRMGPSPSEGAEMERRNSQESTNYRRPEQHQPQHHVQPSNPVYQQQPPASQSYGYKEPAAPASTQRSAPSAAGKRFRAVYDYNAADEDEVSFQDGDTIINVQQIDDGWMYGTVERTGDTGMLPANYVEAI